The following coding sequences lie in one Trueperaceae bacterium genomic window:
- a CDS encoding type II toxin-antitoxin system RelE/ParE family toxin, which yields MLTDGAARDLDEWYAAAYARGGATEATRILDRIEVVMRTLAEGTTREETVPELRQLGRRAERQVVTDEGLRVVFRPSAERVLVVLLAPVRRSFQALLERRLLDG from the coding sequence ATGCTCACCGACGGCGCGGCCCGCGACCTCGACGAGTGGTACGCGGCAGCCTACGCCCGCGGAGGCGCGACCGAGGCGACCCGAATACTGGACCGAATAGAGGTCGTCATGCGGACGTTGGCGGAGGGCACCACGCGCGAGGAGACGGTGCCGGAGCTCCGGCAACTGGGCCGGCGCGCCGAGCGCCAAGTCGTGACGGACGAGGGGCTGCGCGTCGTCTTCAGGCCGAGCGCGGAGCGGGTGCTGGTCGTCCTGCTGGCGCCCGTGCGACGCTCGTTCCAGGCGCTGCTCGAACGGCGGCTGCTGGACGGTTGA
- a CDS encoding type II toxin-antitoxin system Phd/YefM family antitoxin, whose protein sequence is MRLTDRVRSISYLKAHAAELLRELVDDQEPLVITQNGEAKAVILDIASYDQLHETAALLKLLSLADRQAEEGMLESAADAIAAYRLDG, encoded by the coding sequence ATGCGCCTAACGGATCGTGTTCGCTCCATCAGCTACCTCAAGGCTCACGCGGCGGAGCTGCTGCGCGAGCTCGTCGACGACCAGGAGCCGCTTGTCATCACGCAGAACGGCGAGGCGAAGGCCGTTATCCTCGACATCGCGAGCTACGACCAGCTCCATGAGACCGCCGCCCTCCTCAAGCTGCTGTCGTTGGCGGACAGGCAGGCCGAGGAAGGGATGCTCGAGTCGGCGGCCGACGCCATCGCCGCCTACCGGTTGGACGGGTGA